In Brevibacillus brevis, a genomic segment contains:
- the spoVAE gene encoding stage V sporulation protein AE, producing MEYVIAFVIGGLICVVGQLLLDVGKLTPAHVMSTLVVAGVVLDFIGVYDKFIDFAGAGATVPITSFGHSLYHGAISEANQHGLIGVVTGIFEVTSAGISAAIAFGFLASLVFKPKG from the coding sequence ATGGAATACGTCATTGCGTTTGTCATCGGAGGACTGATTTGCGTGGTAGGCCAGCTGCTGCTGGATGTTGGCAAACTCACTCCCGCGCATGTGATGAGCACATTGGTAGTGGCCGGTGTCGTCCTGGATTTCATCGGGGTATACGACAAGTTTATCGACTTTGCGGGAGCGGGCGCCACTGTGCCGATCACGAGCTTCGGGCACTCCCTGTACCACGGCGCAATCAGCGAAGCCAACCAGCACGGTCTGATTGGTGTCGTGACCGGAATCTTTGAAGTGACAAGCGCCGGTATATCAGCCGCTATCGCATTTGGATTTCTGGCCTCTCTCGTCTTCAAGCCGAAAGGGTAA
- the spoVAD gene encoding stage V sporulation protein AD — protein sequence MDASKQGSQINRQTWRFTHDVRLQASAVAVGPKEGEGPLASLFDKVYDDLYCGQQTWEDAERQLMEDAVSAVLKKAGITGKDVDLILAGDLLNQNITTNFTAEKLAIPLLGMYGACSTSMLTLSTAAALVNAGYASRAIAACSSHNATAERQYRYPTEYGGQKPPSAQWTVTGAGAGLVAIGGSGPRITYATIGKVVDMGIKDPFDMGSAMAPAAVSTLQTHFKDTGRTPQSYDLIVTGDLASVGYPIVKELMRNDGYEMEPVYNDCGLMIFSPDQDVFAGGSGCASSAVVTYSYIMDQLQKGLLKKVLVCATGALLSPISYQQGNSIPCIAHAVALEGEV from the coding sequence GTGGACGCAAGCAAGCAAGGATCCCAAATCAATCGGCAAACATGGCGCTTCACCCATGATGTTCGCTTGCAGGCGTCAGCCGTTGCGGTCGGTCCCAAAGAAGGGGAGGGACCTTTGGCTTCGTTGTTTGACAAGGTTTACGACGACTTGTACTGCGGACAGCAAACGTGGGAGGATGCAGAGCGGCAATTGATGGAAGATGCGGTTTCCGCGGTTTTGAAAAAAGCGGGCATCACGGGCAAGGATGTCGACCTCATCCTCGCCGGGGACTTGCTCAACCAGAATATCACGACGAACTTTACCGCCGAAAAGCTGGCGATTCCTCTCCTGGGGATGTACGGGGCATGTTCCACTTCAATGCTGACGCTCTCTACAGCCGCTGCCTTGGTCAACGCGGGCTATGCGAGCAGGGCGATTGCAGCCTGCAGCAGCCATAACGCAACGGCAGAGCGGCAATATCGCTATCCGACCGAATACGGCGGACAGAAGCCGCCGTCCGCCCAATGGACGGTGACGGGCGCGGGAGCAGGCTTGGTCGCGATTGGCGGAAGCGGGCCGCGTATCACCTATGCGACCATCGGGAAAGTAGTCGACATGGGCATCAAGGATCCATTCGATATGGGTTCAGCGATGGCTCCAGCAGCGGTCTCGACGTTGCAGACGCATTTCAAGGATACCGGAAGAACCCCGCAGTCATACGACCTGATTGTCACGGGGGACCTCGCTTCCGTCGGTTATCCGATCGTAAAAGAGCTGATGCGAAACGACGGGTACGAGATGGAGCCGGTCTACAACGATTGCGGCCTGATGATTTTCAGCCCGGACCAGGATGTGTTCGCTGGCGGGAGCGGCTGTGCGAGCAGTGCGGTCGTCACGTACAGCTACATCATGGATCAGCTGCAGAAGGGACTTTTGAAAAAAGTGCTCGTGTGTGCGACGGGAGCACTGCTCAGTCCCATCAGCTATCAGCAAGGAAATTCAATCCCCTGCATCGCTCATGCGGTCGCTTTGGAAGGAGAGGTATGA